One part of the Thermodesulfobacterium commune DSM 2178 genome encodes these proteins:
- the nikR gene encoding nickel-responsive transcriptional regulator NikR — MEELARFGISIPKELLKAFDDYIERKHYANRSEAIRDLIRQKLVEEEWKESKEEVVGVITYLYDHHKRELTDKLVDIQHEYYEKIITTQHLHVDHHRCLEIILVRGKANEIKDLADKIQSQKGVLHLNLALTTLGKSIPS, encoded by the coding sequence ATGGAAGAGTTAGCACGTTTTGGAATTTCTATTCCTAAGGAGTTACTCAAAGCCTTCGATGACTATATAGAACGTAAACATTATGCCAACCGTTCTGAAGCTATCAGAGACCTTATTCGTCAGAAACTAGTAGAAGAAGAGTGGAAAGAGTCTAAAGAAGAAGTAGTGGGGGTGATTACCTACCTTTATGACCATCACAAAAGGGAGCTTACCGATAAATTAGTAGATATTCAACACGAGTATTATGAAAAAATTATTACAACCCAACACCTTCACGTAGACCACCACAGATGCTTAGAAATAATTTTGGTTAGAGGTAAGGCTAACGAGATCAAGGATTTAGCAGATAAAATTCAATCCCAAAAAGGTGTACTTCATCTAAACTTAGCTCTAACTACTTTAGGAAAAAGTATTCCTTCTTAA
- a CDS encoding universal stress protein, translating into MFKKILIGYDGFEGSLIALEKGLILAKNLEAEVLVVWVASIPEYAEMISEVEEAKEQAVRYYDDLLKDIERLSKDKDLKITPMIKYGKPAEVIVNVAEENDVDLIILGPSKYSFIRRRILGSTAERVTEKAGCSVLIIK; encoded by the coding sequence ATGTTTAAAAAAATACTTATAGGGTATGATGGATTTGAGGGTTCGTTAATTGCTTTAGAGAAAGGGTTGATTTTGGCCAAAAATTTGGAGGCTGAAGTTTTAGTAGTTTGGGTAGCGAGCATTCCCGAATATGCTGAGATGATCTCAGAAGTAGAAGAGGCTAAGGAACAGGCAGTCAGATATTATGATGACCTGCTAAAAGATATAGAACGACTTTCTAAAGATAAAGACCTAAAGATAACTCCTATGATCAAGTATGGAAAACCAGCAGAAGTTATTGTAAATGTAGCAGAGGAAAATGATGTTGATTTGATCATTTTAGGTCCCAGTAAGTATTCTTTTATAAGAAGAAGGATTTTGGGAAGTACAGCAGAGAGAGTGACAGAAAAAGCAGGTTGTTCAGTCTTGATTATCAAATAA
- a CDS encoding hemolysin family protein, with protein sequence MIEFYFFLILFFLLTSMILTYSEAAIFSISRIELANLRISGVSQKLLDLLKRPEDLLVVLIAGNEIVDFFASFLGSKLFSSLFPDKGKAIAFFVLSFLMFWMGDFFPKVVGFKAKDWLITKVIYIIYTLYCIFWPVRKIYRFIYQSLEKMFPVEKIYSTTFSQVEQIIVYIIEKAYLQGKITEKEKIFIEGLFLSEKISVSAILTPRSEMVAFEDRYITLEFLEKIKYMPYNKFPVYEDSLDNIIGILYVKDIIQNFSPELLGKTKLSDLVRPVFYVPENFKVRDLIFEFQRKHLKIAIVVDEYGMVKGLVTLEDVLEVLFGEIYEQKEAKVDFIQKLGDQKWLVHGKVLMENLKSMLGLELEEEALKDIKILNGFLLSLFKEIPKEGQAIVYGGYRFTVKRVKGRKILWVEIEKIPQGEV encoded by the coding sequence ATGATAGAGTTTTATTTTTTTCTTATTTTATTTTTTTTGTTGACCTCGATGATTTTAACGTATTCCGAAGCAGCTATTTTCTCTATCTCTAGGATAGAGCTTGCAAATTTGAGGATTTCAGGGGTTTCTCAAAAGCTTTTGGATCTGCTAAAAAGACCAGAGGATTTATTGGTAGTTCTTATTGCTGGAAATGAAATAGTTGATTTTTTTGCTAGTTTCCTTGGTTCTAAGTTGTTTTCTTCTCTTTTTCCTGATAAAGGGAAGGCCATAGCTTTTTTTGTTTTAAGTTTTTTGATGTTTTGGATGGGAGATTTTTTCCCTAAGGTAGTAGGTTTTAAAGCTAAAGATTGGCTTATAACTAAAGTAATATACATCATTTATACTTTGTATTGTATTTTTTGGCCGGTTAGGAAAATTTATAGGTTCATTTATCAAAGTTTAGAAAAAATGTTCCCAGTAGAAAAAATCTATTCTACAACATTTTCTCAAGTAGAGCAAATTATAGTCTATATTATCGAAAAAGCTTATTTACAAGGAAAAATTACTGAGAAGGAGAAAATTTTTATCGAAGGGTTATTTCTTTCTGAGAAAATATCTGTTTCTGCTATCTTAACTCCGCGTTCTGAAATGGTGGCTTTTGAAGATAGATATATTACCTTAGAATTTTTAGAAAAGATTAAATATATGCCCTACAACAAATTTCCTGTTTATGAAGATTCTTTAGATAATATCATAGGGATACTTTATGTAAAAGATATAATTCAAAATTTTTCTCCTGAGCTTTTAGGAAAAACGAAGCTTTCTGATTTAGTAAGACCGGTATTTTATGTGCCAGAAAATTTCAAAGTAAGAGATTTAATTTTTGAATTTCAAAGAAAACATCTAAAAATCGCCATCGTGGTAGACGAATATGGTATGGTTAAAGGTTTAGTTACCCTTGAGGATGTTTTAGAGGTCCTTTTTGGAGAAATATACGAACAAAAAGAAGCTAAAGTAGATTTTATCCAGAAATTAGGAGACCAAAAATGGTTAGTTCATGGAAAAGTACTTATGGAAAACTTAAAGTCTATGTTAGGATTAGAATTGGAGGAAGAAGCCTTAAAAGATATCAAGATTCTAAATGGGTTTTTGTTATCTCTTTTTAAAGAAATTCCTAAAGAAGGCCAGGCCATAGTTTATGGGGGATACAGGTTTACGGTAAAAAGGGTTAAAGGAAGAAAAATTCTTTGGGTTGAGATAGAAAAAATTCCCCAGGGAGAGGTTTGA
- a CDS encoding DUF6657 family protein, producing the protein MPDEIRSTLEIALEKAEKIGKASKEELKLIELQEEAQRLAAKFLREELSDFHERLETMLKDRKPQEKKAILKGMVQVFLRNIVLPLNEDQLEDGKKALKGLKLLFDKMPDMDRLLKEIEKLLIQYNTHKETIYQQMVERFSAEIEMIEQALSSQLGAEVHVDPENHPKFKEEWRKIKEKLDEEYNRQLEYLKGIFNKIVS; encoded by the coding sequence ATGCCGGATGAAATAAGAAGTACTCTTGAGATTGCTTTAGAAAAAGCAGAAAAAATAGGAAAGGCTTCTAAAGAAGAATTAAAACTAATTGAACTACAGGAGGAGGCTCAAAGGCTTGCGGCTAAATTTTTGAGAGAAGAATTGTCAGATTTTCACGAAAGATTAGAAACAATGCTTAAAGATAGAAAACCTCAAGAAAAAAAAGCCATCCTTAAAGGGATGGTGCAAGTCTTTTTAAGAAATATAGTTTTACCTTTGAATGAAGATCAGCTGGAAGATGGTAAGAAGGCTCTTAAAGGCTTAAAACTACTGTTTGATAAAATGCCTGATATGGATCGACTTTTAAAAGAAATTGAAAAACTTTTAATTCAGTATAATACCCATAAAGAAACTATTTATCAACAAATGGTTGAACGTTTTTCTGCAGAAATAGAAATGATCGAACAGGCTTTATCCAGTCAGTTAGGGGCAGAGGTACATGTAGATCCAGAAAATCATCCTAAATTTAAAGAAGAGTGGAGAAAAATTAAAGAAAAACTGGACGAAGAATATAACAGGCAATTAGAGTATTTAAAAGGTATTTTTAATAAAATCGTCAGTTAA
- the rnr gene encoding ribonuclease R produces MPSKKNKKGLTKKKGNKIHHFKDKLQDDLLNLLKSVKKPLLLREIYHLLNLPKEKRPKVREVLKFLEAQNKVIKLKKRKYALPEQVSFLKGRLRVHPDGYGFVETEKERIFIPPRFIGKALDGDIVLVRIDRVSLKGPEGRIIEVVERKRKNLVGYLVKRKKAYFVEPEDPRIPFEIYIPKKRLNKAQVNHLVVAKIIQPTSEYGFPVGEIIKDLGDPLNLESHTWAVVYTYDLPHLWTEELMAELQKLPEEVILEDKKGRTDLTKIPFVTIDGENARDFDDAVCVQKTKKGYKLWVAIADVAHYVKKGSFLDQEAYLRGTSVYFPTMVIPMFHEKLSNHLCSLNPNVDRLAMIVEIDFSHDGEVANQKFYEGVIHSHARLTYTEVKKMVVDHDQETIEKYQDLYPMLDTAAELAFILREKRLKRGSLDFDLPEPEIIINIKGEVENIVKRERNLAHMLIEDFMIAANEAVASFLTQKGYPFLYRVHETPDINKLKQLSEIFLSYGIEVTFPEEVTPQFFQRLISQFSGKPYAYLFNHLLLRSLKQAKYTPENLGHFGLASTCYCHFTSPIRRYPDLVVHRTLKAALKRKKPVYKEEELEKMGKHLSEKERTAEEAEREVLKRFQCFFMKDKIGMTFNGIITGVTAFGFFVDLLEYMVSGVVRVVDLEDDFYVLDEKGIALIGQKTGKVFQIGQSVTVRVKEVDLRRFYINFVLA; encoded by the coding sequence ATGCCTTCTAAAAAGAATAAGAAAGGTTTAACTAAAAAAAAAGGTAATAAAATTCACCATTTCAAAGATAAACTTCAAGATGACCTTCTTAACTTATTAAAATCAGTGAAAAAGCCTTTGTTATTAAGAGAGATTTACCATCTTCTAAATCTTCCAAAAGAAAAAAGACCGAAAGTTCGAGAGGTTTTGAAATTTTTAGAGGCCCAAAATAAGGTTATCAAATTAAAGAAGAGAAAGTATGCACTTCCAGAGCAGGTGTCCTTTTTAAAAGGAAGGTTAAGGGTTCATCCTGATGGCTATGGCTTTGTAGAGACAGAAAAAGAGCGTATTTTTATCCCTCCTCGTTTTATAGGAAAAGCTTTAGATGGAGACATAGTGTTAGTTAGGATAGATAGGGTAAGTTTAAAAGGTCCTGAAGGCAGGATTATCGAAGTAGTTGAAAGAAAAAGAAAAAATTTAGTGGGATACTTAGTAAAGAGAAAAAAAGCTTATTTTGTAGAGCCAGAAGATCCAAGAATACCTTTTGAGATTTATATCCCAAAAAAAAGGCTTAACAAAGCTCAAGTAAACCATTTAGTAGTCGCAAAGATTATTCAACCTACCTCAGAGTATGGATTTCCGGTAGGGGAGATAATTAAAGATTTGGGAGACCCTCTTAATCTCGAATCTCATACCTGGGCCGTAGTATATACTTATGACCTTCCTCATTTATGGACCGAAGAATTGATGGCTGAACTCCAAAAGTTACCTGAAGAAGTTATATTAGAAGATAAAAAAGGTAGAACAGATTTGACTAAAATTCCGTTTGTAACTATAGATGGTGAAAACGCAAGGGATTTTGACGATGCAGTTTGTGTTCAAAAGACTAAAAAAGGCTATAAACTTTGGGTAGCTATTGCTGATGTAGCTCATTATGTAAAAAAAGGTTCTTTTTTAGATCAAGAAGCCTATCTTAGGGGAACTAGTGTTTATTTTCCTACAATGGTTATTCCGATGTTTCACGAAAAACTTTCCAATCATTTATGCAGTTTAAATCCTAATGTAGACAGATTAGCTATGATAGTAGAGATAGATTTTAGTCACGATGGAGAGGTGGCTAACCAAAAATTTTATGAAGGAGTAATTCATTCCCATGCTCGGCTGACCTATACAGAGGTAAAAAAGATGGTCGTTGATCACGACCAAGAAACTATTGAAAAATATCAAGACCTTTATCCTATGCTCGATACCGCAGCTGAGCTTGCCTTTATTTTGAGAGAAAAAAGACTAAAAAGAGGTAGTTTAGATTTTGATTTGCCTGAGCCAGAAATAATAATTAACATCAAAGGAGAGGTTGAAAACATAGTAAAAAGAGAGCGCAATTTAGCTCATATGTTGATAGAAGATTTTATGATCGCAGCTAATGAAGCGGTGGCAAGTTTTTTAACTCAAAAGGGCTATCCATTTTTATATAGAGTTCATGAAACACCGGACATAAACAAATTAAAACAATTGTCTGAAATTTTCCTTTCTTATGGAATAGAAGTAACTTTTCCAGAGGAAGTAACTCCTCAGTTTTTTCAACGATTGATCTCTCAGTTTAGCGGAAAACCTTATGCTTATCTTTTCAATCATCTACTGTTAAGGTCCTTAAAACAGGCTAAATATACACCTGAAAACCTAGGTCACTTTGGTTTAGCCTCTACCTGTTACTGTCATTTTACCTCTCCTATAAGGAGATACCCAGACTTAGTAGTACACAGAACTTTAAAAGCTGCTTTAAAAAGAAAAAAACCTGTTTACAAAGAAGAAGAATTAGAAAAAATGGGTAAACATCTCTCTGAGAAAGAAAGAACCGCCGAAGAAGCAGAAAGAGAGGTTTTAAAGAGATTTCAATGTTTCTTCATGAAGGATAAGATAGGAATGACTTTTAACGGAATTATTACTGGAGTTACTGCTTTTGGTTTTTTTGTAGACCTGTTAGAGTATATGGTAAGTGGAGTGGTTAGGGTAGTCGATCTTGAAGATGATTTTTATGTGTTAGATGAAAAAGGAATTGCTTTGATAGGACAGAAAACAGGCAAGGTTTTTCAAATAGGACAATCTGTAACAGTCAGAGTAAAAGAGGTAGATTTAAGAAGGTTTTATATTAATTTTGTGCTTGCTTAG
- a CDS encoding acyl--CoA ligase, with amino-acid sequence MQKELQYYYEVVRNFKLQVPEKFSFPLDVFDKWGSLPALIWTDGKEVKRFTFEELTALSSKLAGGLKNLGIGKGDNVLMFLPNRYEWWITVLALMRLNAVIVPSTVMLTAKDLEYRLKSLEIKAIISDEENAKKVEEAVNLTNSKAILINIDDIPGWEKYSELFKFDPFVGERTFSEDTSIIFFTSGTTGPPKMVRHTQVSYPLAHVITGKFWLNLKPGIIHWNLSDTGWAKAAWSSLFGPWNTGATVFVRRRGKKFTPDIMIETLKKFEVTSLCAPPTVYRMLIKEVPLKELSFPTVNHFVSAGEPLNPEVIDIWKEITGKYIYNGYGQTETVNTIAMFPFIPMRKGAMGLPTPGFEVEIVDDNGKILKPYEEGNIAIKVFPERPVGLFKEYINDEKEMAAAFKGEWYFTRDRGYKDEDGYFWFLGREDDIIISSGYRISPFEVESVLIKHPAVKECAVVASPDEIRGEVVKAFIVLKDGFKPSPELIKELQNFVKTETAPYKYPRKIEFVEELPKTVSGKIKRKELKLKEFGLWPK; translated from the coding sequence ATGCAAAAAGAGTTACAATATTATTATGAAGTAGTTAGAAATTTTAAGCTACAGGTTCCTGAAAAATTTTCATTTCCTTTAGACGTGTTTGACAAATGGGGTAGCCTTCCTGCATTAATTTGGACAGATGGTAAAGAAGTAAAAAGATTTACTTTTGAAGAGCTCACTGCTCTTTCAAGTAAATTGGCAGGAGGTTTAAAAAATTTAGGTATAGGTAAGGGGGACAATGTTTTAATGTTTTTACCTAACAGATATGAATGGTGGATTACAGTATTAGCTTTAATGAGACTAAACGCGGTTATTGTTCCTTCTACCGTGATGTTAACGGCAAAAGATCTAGAATATAGACTTAAATCTTTAGAAATTAAGGCTATCATTTCAGATGAAGAAAATGCTAAAAAAGTAGAAGAAGCAGTGAACCTCACCAATTCCAAAGCTATTCTTATTAACATCGATGATATTCCTGGCTGGGAAAAGTATAGTGAGCTTTTTAAGTTTGACCCTTTTGTAGGAGAAAGGACTTTTTCAGAAGATACTTCTATCATCTTTTTTACTTCAGGCACTACAGGACCACCTAAAATGGTAAGACATACTCAAGTTTCCTATCCTTTAGCCCATGTTATTACTGGAAAGTTTTGGTTAAACCTAAAGCCTGGTATAATACACTGGAATCTATCTGATACAGGGTGGGCTAAGGCTGCTTGGTCAAGTCTTTTTGGCCCATGGAATACAGGAGCAACCGTTTTTGTAAGGCGTAGAGGGAAAAAGTTTACTCCTGATATTATGATAGAAACATTGAAAAAATTTGAAGTAACCTCCTTATGTGCTCCGCCTACCGTTTACAGAATGTTAATCAAAGAAGTTCCCTTAAAAGAACTTTCTTTCCCTACAGTTAATCATTTTGTTTCAGCAGGAGAACCGCTTAATCCAGAAGTAATAGACATATGGAAAGAAATTACTGGGAAGTATATTTATAACGGTTATGGGCAAACAGAAACAGTTAATACCATAGCTATGTTTCCTTTTATTCCTATGCGTAAAGGTGCTATGGGACTTCCTACTCCTGGTTTTGAGGTAGAAATAGTAGATGACAACGGAAAAATTTTAAAACCCTATGAAGAAGGCAACATAGCCATCAAAGTCTTTCCTGAGAGACCTGTGGGGCTTTTTAAGGAGTACATAAATGATGAAAAAGAAATGGCAGCTGCCTTTAAAGGTGAATGGTATTTCACCAGAGATAGAGGATATAAAGATGAGGACGGCTACTTTTGGTTTTTAGGAAGAGAAGATGATATAATCATAAGCTCAGGATACAGGATTTCTCCTTTTGAAGTAGAAAGTGTTCTTATCAAACACCCGGCAGTAAAAGAATGTGCTGTAGTAGCAAGCCCTGATGAAATAAGGGGAGAGGTGGTCAAAGCCTTTATCGTTTTAAAAGATGGTTTCAAACCTTCTCCTGAATTAATAAAAGAATTGCAAAATTTTGTGAAAACAGAAACCGCTCCTTACAAATATCCACGTAAGATTGAGTTTGTAGAGGAGCTTCCTAAAACTGTTAGCGGGAAGATCAAACGAAAAGAATTAAAGTTAAAAGAATTTGGACTTTGGCCTAAATAA
- a CDS encoding IS110 family transposase encodes MLLEEIDHDQNQQIKLISSIRGISPKLAAHFLAEVKDVNRFSNAKKLIKYAGTDPVIKQSGKFRINMSISKQGSPWLRNILFQMAVGVVTWNSYFREYFLRKKKEFKSYKKAMVAVMNKLIRVIYGLCKKGSYFNPVLSFNSKNFISICEGSHA; translated from the coding sequence ATGCTCCTTGAGGAAATAGATCACGACCAAAACCAACAAATAAAGCTCATCTCCTCTATCAGGGGAATTTCTCCAAAACTTGCAGCCCATTTTCTCGCTGAAGTTAAGGATGTGAACAGATTTTCCAATGCCAAAAAACTTATAAAATATGCTGGCACTGACCCAGTAATAAAACAGTCGGGAAAATTTAGGATAAACATGAGTATTTCTAAACAAGGAAGTCCCTGGCTCAGAAACATTCTTTTTCAGATGGCAGTAGGAGTAGTAACCTGGAATTCTTATTTCAGGGAGTATTTTTTGCGCAAGAAGAAGGAGTTTAAGAGCTATAAGAAAGCAATGGTAGCGGTGATGAATAAGCTCATAAGGGTGATCTATGGACTTTGCAAGAAAGGAAGTTATTTTAATCCTGTCTTGAGTTTTAACTCTAAAAATTTTATTTCTATTTGCGAGGGTTCTCATGCTTAA
- a CDS encoding prenyltransferase/squalene oxidase repeat-containing protein gives MKISLKENIWKQVYQFVKMRKRENGGFGATPYLPPTIEDTYYALEILKALEKFDPSINSKLLIDQRLKLWSRKNVVNIIKYAIHSYKMIYYLIKIIQNLQDDKSLYFLKNRCKELFCSFSQKNHELEKVFYILKSLRSLDLEEIELNFNLTWGLENIKEAYQLVWLWKNYQVDRSFPIQEVLKWLKEDFNPDGGYGFYPGTTSYLENTFYALKIYSLLEIKPENLNQTKEFIISCYVGKGGFARKPGATAFLESTYYAVKSFEVLLSIG, from the coding sequence ATGAAAATTTCTTTAAAAGAAAATATTTGGAAACAGGTATATCAGTTTGTAAAAATGAGAAAAAGAGAAAACGGGGGTTTTGGAGCAACCCCTTATCTTCCCCCTACCATAGAAGATACGTATTATGCCTTAGAAATTCTTAAAGCTTTAGAAAAATTCGATCCTTCCATTAACTCTAAACTTTTAATCGATCAGAGGTTAAAACTTTGGTCAAGAAAAAATGTGGTTAATATTATAAAATATGCAATCCATTCTTATAAAATGATTTACTATCTTATAAAAATAATTCAAAATCTACAAGATGATAAATCGTTATATTTCTTAAAAAACAGATGTAAAGAGTTATTCTGTTCTTTTAGTCAAAAAAACCATGAGTTAGAAAAAGTTTTCTATATATTAAAATCACTTAGAAGTCTCGATCTGGAGGAAATAGAGTTAAATTTTAATCTAACTTGGGGTTTAGAAAACATAAAAGAGGCTTATCAGTTAGTTTGGCTTTGGAAAAACTATCAGGTTGATAGGTCTTTCCCTATTCAAGAGGTATTAAAATGGCTTAAGGAAGATTTTAATCCAGATGGAGGTTATGGATTCTATCCTGGCACCACCTCTTACTTAGAAAATACTTTTTATGCATTAAAAATTTACTCTTTATTAGAAATTAAGCCTGAAAACTTAAATCAAACTAAAGAATTTATTATAAGTTGTTACGTAGGGAAAGGAGGTTTTGCAAGAAAACCTGGAGCTACTGCTTTCTTAGAATCTACTTATTATGCAGTAAAAAGCTTTGAAGTTTTATTGTCGATAGGATAG
- a CDS encoding cation:proton antiporter, producing the protein MDQLWYQATVWFVLVLISSFFSFKLAISAALIELIVGIIAGNTIRPEITSWVNFLASFGAVVLTFLAGAELETDVVRRYWKEAIILGLIGFFAPFFGAWAISQFLLGWEMKQAQLAGIALSTTSVAVVYAVMVETKMNETPFGKLILAACFINDLGTVMALGILFTKLGSIFILFVLITLIVLFILPSVTTKYFSYVKNHPSEPEVKFIFLILCGLGFLANKAGSEAVLPAYLVGAVLADLFVKNRELVKRMRASTIALLTPFYFLKAGCLVDLKAVWQSLGVLIVLFLAKVISKFLGLYPTGKGLRFPFRLNMYNTLLMSTGLTFGTISSLYGLKNGIIDKNQYSLLVMAVILSAIIPTLIAQKFFYPRKNEMNMNFKKE; encoded by the coding sequence ATGGATCAGCTCTGGTATCAAGCCACTGTTTGGTTTGTTTTAGTTTTAATTTCAAGTTTTTTCTCTTTTAAGTTAGCTATTTCTGCTGCACTCATAGAACTCATCGTAGGTATCATAGCAGGAAATACAATAAGACCTGAAATAACCTCTTGGGTTAACTTTTTAGCAAGTTTTGGAGCTGTAGTTTTAACCTTTCTTGCAGGGGCAGAGTTAGAAACAGATGTGGTAAGAAGATATTGGAAAGAGGCAATAATTTTAGGACTTATAGGTTTTTTTGCTCCTTTTTTTGGGGCTTGGGCAATAAGTCAATTTTTACTTGGATGGGAAATGAAACAGGCTCAATTAGCAGGGATAGCTCTTTCTACTACTTCTGTAGCCGTAGTATATGCTGTGATGGTTGAAACTAAAATGAATGAAACCCCTTTTGGTAAACTTATTTTAGCCGCTTGTTTTATAAACGACTTAGGTACGGTTATGGCCTTAGGAATATTATTTACAAAGTTAGGAAGTATTTTTATACTTTTTGTTTTGATAACTTTAATCGTACTGTTTATTTTACCCTCCGTTACTACTAAGTATTTTAGTTATGTAAAAAACCATCCCAGTGAGCCTGAGGTTAAATTTATTTTTCTAATCCTTTGTGGTTTAGGATTTCTTGCTAACAAAGCAGGAAGTGAAGCAGTTTTACCAGCTTATTTAGTAGGGGCAGTTCTTGCTGATCTCTTTGTAAAAAACAGGGAATTGGTAAAGAGAATGAGGGCGTCTACCATAGCACTCTTAACTCCCTTTTATTTTTTAAAGGCAGGATGTCTGGTAGATTTAAAAGCTGTTTGGCAAAGTTTGGGGGTTTTAATAGTTCTCTTTTTAGCTAAGGTTATCTCTAAGTTTTTGGGTCTTTATCCAACGGGAAAAGGACTAAGGTTTCCTTTTCGGTTAAACATGTATAACACTCTCTTAATGAGTACAGGTCTTACCTTTGGGACTATCTCATCACTTTATGGTCTAAAAAATGGTATAATAGACAAGAACCAGTATTCATTACTTGTAATGGCTGTTATCCTTTCTGCTATCATCCCTACGCTTATTGCTCAAAAATTTTTTTATCCAAGAAAAAACGAAATGAATATGAATTTTAAGAAAGAATAA
- the gatB gene encoding Asp-tRNA(Asn)/Glu-tRNA(Gln) amidotransferase subunit GatB, protein MEFEAVIGLEVHAQLNTKTKMFCSCSTKFGNPPNTQICPICTGQPGVLPVINKRAVEFAIKLGLALGCKINKTSVMARKNYFYPDLPKGYQISQYELPIAEGGEIEIEINGTRKIIPLVRIHMEEDAGKLIHDEKQPFSYVDFNRCGTPLLEIVSAPAISSPEEAVAYLKTLRRILRYLGICDGNMEEGSLRCDANVSVRPKGSDKFGTKVELKNMNSFKHVEKALSYEIKRQIGLLLEGKTIVQETRLYDEATQTTHPMRGKEEAHDYCYFPDPDLIEIQIDDDMLQKVKNELPELPHVKKQRFLTQYQLTSYEVEILTEERDFAEFFEKTLEIYPNPKMVSNFMLTEVLRYLNRDNISITQSKLTPENLAQLLKLVEDNLISITIAKQVFPEVYEKGVDPKKLVEEKGLIQESSEEKLKIICEEVLRENPAEVEKYKAGKKGLLGFFVGQVLKKTQGKANPKVVNKLLEELLEK, encoded by the coding sequence ATGGAATTTGAGGCAGTAATCGGGTTAGAAGTTCATGCTCAGCTTAACACTAAAACTAAGATGTTTTGTTCATGTTCAACCAAGTTTGGTAATCCACCTAATACACAAATTTGTCCAATATGTACAGGGCAGCCAGGGGTACTTCCAGTAATCAATAAAAGGGCTGTAGAATTTGCCATAAAATTAGGTTTAGCCCTTGGTTGTAAAATCAACAAAACCTCTGTGATGGCTCGTAAAAACTATTTTTATCCAGACCTACCCAAAGGATATCAAATCTCTCAGTACGAACTTCCCATAGCTGAAGGCGGAGAAATAGAAATAGAGATAAATGGGACAAGGAAAATCATACCCTTAGTTAGAATTCATATGGAAGAAGATGCGGGTAAACTAATCCATGATGAGAAACAACCCTTTTCTTATGTAGATTTTAACCGGTGTGGAACCCCACTTTTAGAAATAGTAAGTGCTCCTGCTATTTCTTCCCCTGAAGAAGCAGTAGCTTATCTCAAAACTTTGAGAAGGATTTTAAGATATTTAGGTATTTGTGATGGAAACATGGAAGAAGGAAGTTTAAGATGTGATGCTAATGTTTCGGTTCGACCTAAAGGAAGTGACAAATTTGGCACAAAAGTAGAACTAAAAAACATGAACTCTTTTAAACATGTAGAAAAAGCTTTATCCTATGAAATAAAAAGACAAATAGGATTACTCCTAGAAGGTAAAACTATAGTTCAAGAAACCAGACTTTATGATGAAGCTACGCAAACTACTCATCCCATGAGAGGAAAAGAAGAAGCTCATGACTACTGCTATTTTCCTGACCCTGACCTGATAGAAATCCAGATTGATGATGACATGTTACAAAAGGTAAAGAATGAACTTCCAGAACTCCCTCATGTGAAAAAACAGAGATTTTTAACTCAATACCAACTTACTTCTTATGAAGTAGAAATTTTGACAGAGGAAAGAGATTTTGCTGAATTTTTTGAAAAAACCTTAGAAATTTATCCTAACCCAAAGATGGTTTCTAATTTTATGTTAACAGAAGTTTTGCGTTATTTAAATCGAGACAACATATCCATTACTCAGTCAAAACTTACTCCCGAAAACTTAGCTCAACTTCTTAAGTTGGTTGAAGATAACCTTATTTCTATAACCATAGCCAAACAAGTCTTTCCAGAGGTTTACGAAAAAGGTGTTGATCCTAAAAAATTGGTAGAAGAAAAAGGGTTAATTCAAGAAAGTTCAGAAGAAAAATTAAAAATCATCTGCGAAGAAGTACTCCGAGAAAACCCTGCAGAGGTGGAAAAATATAAAGCAGGAAAGAAAGGATTACTTGGTTTCTTTGTAGGACAAGTTTTAAAGAAAACTCAAGGAAAAGCCAATCCTAAAGTAGTTAATAAACTTTTAGAGGAGTTGTTAGAAAAATGA